The Pygocentrus nattereri isolate fPygNat1 chromosome 4, fPygNat1.pri, whole genome shotgun sequence genome includes a window with the following:
- the ptgs2b gene encoding prostaglandin G/H synthase 2: MHRTASLLLLLYLGCLACEAANPCCSQPCQNRGVCTALGTDSYECDCTRTGYYGQNCTTPEFFTWIKMSLKPMPNTVHYILTHFKGLWNIINNISFLRDAIMRYVLTSRAHLIDSPPTFNSDYGYKSWEAYSNLSYFTRTLPPVHQDCPTPMGVAGKKELPDVKMVAEKLLLRRKFIPDPQRTSLMFAFFAQHFTHQFFKTDMKKGPAFTRAKNHGVDLSHIYGEELERQRKLRLFKDGKLKFQVLDGEVYPPTVSDVQVDMHYPPHVPESHRFAVGHEAFGLVPGLMMYATIWLREHNRVCDVLKQEHPDWDDERLFQTSRLILIGETIKIVIEDYVQHLSGYYFKLKFDPQLLFSERFQYQNRISSEFNTLYHWHPLMPDDFHVQDEVYSYKQFLFNTSILTHYGVNNLVESFTNQIAGRVAGGRNVAPAVLMVAMKSIENSRLMRYQSLNAYRKRFNMKPYASFEDLTGEKEMAAELEEMYGDVDAVELYTGLLVEKPRTNAIFGETMVEMGAPYSLKGLMGNPICSPEYWKPSTFGGKVGFDIVNTASLQRLVCNNVKGPCPVASFNVPNVKDPVPTTINASAAHSGQKEVNPTVILKERTSEL, from the exons ATGCACAGAACCGCGTCCCTCCTTCTGCTTCTATATCTGGGGTGCTTGGCTTGCGAAGCAG CCAACCCCTGTTGCTCCCAGCCATGCCAGAATCGAGGTGTGTGCACAGCGCTTGGCACCGACTCTTACGAATGTGACTGCACACGCACTGGATACTATGGGCAGAACTGCACGACGC CCGAATTCTTCACCTGGATCAAAATGTCCCTGAAACCGATGCCGAACACGGTGCACTACATCCTCACGCACTTCAAAGGCCTGTGGAACATCATCAACAACATTTCGTTCTTGCGGGACGCCATCATGCGCTACGTCCTGACGT CACGGGCCCATTTGATTGACAGCCCACCAACCTTCAATTCTGACTATGGTTACAAGAGCTGGGAGGCTTATTCCAATCTGTCCTATTTCACGCGCACCCTACCCCCCGTCCATCAGGACTGCCCAACGCCGATGGGTGTTGCAG GTAAGAAAGAGCTGCCGGACGTGAAGATGGTAGCGGAGAAGCTCCTGCTGAGGAGGAAGTTCATCCCTGACCCTCAGCGAACCAGCCTCATGTTTGCCTTCTTTGCCCAGCACTTCACACATCAGTTCTTCAAAACTGATATGAAAAAAGGTCCAGCATTCACCAGGGCAAAGAACCATGGA GTGGATCTGAGTCATATTTACGGAGAGGAACTGGAACGTCAGCGCAAGCTACGGCTCTTTAAGGATGGCAAGCTCAAATTTCAG GTTCTGGATGGTGAGGTGTACCCTCCCACAGTCAGTGACGTCCAGGTGGACATGCACTATCCTCCCCATGTGCCAGAGTCCCATCGCTTTGCTGTAGGTCATGAGGCCTTTGGTCTGGTCCCCGGCCTCATGATGTATGCGACAATCTGGCTTCGGGAACACAACCGCGTCTGCGACGTACTCAAACAGGAGCATCCGGACTGGGATGACGAGCGGCTCTTCCAGACCTCGCGGCTCATTCTCATCG GTGAGACTATCAAGATTGTAATTGAGGATTATGTGCAGCACCTCAGCGGCTACTACTTCAAACTCAAATTCGATCCGCAGCTCCTCTTCAGTGAGCGTTTCCAGTACCAGAATCGGATTTCCTCGGAGTTCAACACCCTCTACCACTGGCACCCACTCATGCCCGATGACTTCCATGTCCAGGACGAGGTCTACAGCTACAAGCAGTTCCTTTTCAACACCTCCATTCTGACACACTATGGGGTCAACAACCTGGTGGAATCTTTCACCAATCAGATAGCAGGAAGG GTGGCTGGTGGTCGGAACGTGGCACCTGCCGTGTTGATGGTGGCAATGAAATCAATAGAGAACAGCAGACTTATGCGTTACCAGTCGCTCAACGCTTACAGAAAGCGCTTCAACATGAAGCCCTATGCCTCCTTTGAAGATTTGACGG GTGAGAAGGAGATGGCGGCAGAGCTGGAGGAGATGTACGGAGATGTTGACGCCGTGGAACTCTACACCGGCCTGCTCGTTGAGAAGCCCCGGACGAACGCCATCTTTGGAGAAACCATGGTGGAAATGGGTGCTCCATACTCGCTGAAAGGTCTTATGGGAAACCCCATCTGCTCCCCTGAGTACTGGAAGCCCAGCACCTTTGGCGGGAAAGTTGGCTTCGACATCGTCAACACCGCCTCTCTGCAGAGGCTGGTCTGCAATAACGTCAAGGGGCCTTGTCCTGTGGCGTCCTTCAACGTACCCAACGTAAAGGACCCAGTACCGACCACTATCAACGCAAGTGCAGCCCATTCAGGTCAAAAAGAGGTCAACCCAACAGTAATACTTAAAGAAAGGACATCTGAGCTCTGA